A region of Kribbella sp. NBC_01245 DNA encodes the following proteins:
- a CDS encoding thaumatin family protein, whose amino-acid sequence MKRILTAILALFLTMSVTPVAAGQVAAVHTVTFVNQSGQTLWIGATVNADGSANLTGLPRLANGESATITIPEGAWPYHWRGKFFGRQGCSGVNGSTFRCAVGDCGPYADRCSAGDQPTSLAEFNFDQNDGLAPWYNVSYVNAFALPITIKADTAQAPPGSRECETMGCPENLLPYCPAENRRLGTDGVTPYCLNLNRDARTPYSDALSSRCPKAYAWSKQDAEQGNQTVRQCRQCTGFTVTFHGVS is encoded by the coding sequence ATGAAGAGAATTCTCACGGCCATCCTCGCCCTGTTTCTCACCATGTCGGTGACGCCTGTCGCGGCAGGCCAGGTGGCCGCGGTGCATACGGTGACGTTCGTCAACCAGTCCGGTCAGACCCTGTGGATCGGCGCGACCGTCAACGCCGACGGCTCGGCCAACCTCACCGGGCTGCCGCGGTTGGCCAACGGCGAGTCGGCGACGATCACGATTCCCGAGGGCGCTTGGCCGTACCACTGGCGTGGCAAGTTCTTCGGCCGGCAAGGGTGTTCCGGCGTGAACGGCTCGACTTTCCGTTGTGCGGTGGGGGATTGCGGCCCGTACGCCGATCGGTGCAGCGCGGGTGACCAACCGACGAGTCTGGCCGAGTTCAACTTCGACCAGAACGACGGGCTCGCACCCTGGTACAACGTCAGTTACGTGAACGCCTTCGCGCTGCCGATCACCATCAAGGCGGACACTGCGCAGGCGCCGCCGGGATCACGCGAGTGCGAGACGATGGGCTGTCCCGAAAACCTGCTGCCGTATTGCCCGGCGGAGAACCGGCGCCTCGGCACGGATGGCGTCACGCCGTACTGTCTGAATCTCAACCGGGATGCCCGAACGCCTTATAGTGACGCGCTCAGTTCGCGCTGTCCGAAGGCTTATGCGTGGTCTAAACAGGACGCTGAGCAGGGGAATCAGACCGTTCGCCAGTGCCGTCAATGTACTGGTTTCACGGTCACATTTCACGGCGTTAGCTGA
- a CDS encoding LuxR C-terminal-related transcriptional regulator, which produces MVAETNGTLLAPREEPALPELDVGAVVIARAIAVLGADAPVWAVAELARMPVPDLLAGLDDLVARGLVANRFPLSLKSPEVRAALLAETPIGARIQAHLDAAHLLRGAGAGPEKVAEQLQQAGPAGVPWAAETLRAAAAQARGRGAPELATAYLRQALAERLDPAERAAVLSELAGIRAETDAPGAIAMLLDELPWAGTAEELQAIVGPLRRLLIAGGRHDEVPWMFDSAQERLAESDPVGAARLQLSRAAVQARLASGVASIEVTKGWLDERVKREPQLAVPLLALRASLATLTGADATKAVRSARAVLAEADPRVDFDLCWHALFALSVFGEPAAADAACLRVRRELAGHADEWDLVELDILRARAFRRKGDLRAAISLLSGLLPRLEGQVNRPLVASVVSSLAEAMVPAGAGESASALLQAHRSPDGHEPSPYGLLARGLVLSAGGQTAAAARDHLECGRQLTGWRADNPELIRWRPAAIGALLRLDRPADAVRLAEENYERAQACHSSAALGFAQYVLAGTRPLRERPVLLTEAVERSQAAGHLLDEAFAHYELGKALRSTSGEQSAHHHLLRAVTLAEECGARPLAERARALAGPSASAGRTRGLTPQEWKIAQLATDGRSNPEIAKELFLARRTVEFHLSGVYRKLAISGRRELTQLMRGRRP; this is translated from the coding sequence ATGGTGGCCGAGACGAACGGCACGTTGCTGGCTCCCCGGGAAGAACCCGCGCTGCCCGAATTGGATGTCGGGGCGGTGGTGATCGCCCGCGCGATCGCCGTGCTCGGGGCGGACGCGCCGGTCTGGGCGGTTGCCGAGTTGGCCCGCATGCCCGTTCCCGATCTGCTCGCCGGGCTCGATGATCTGGTGGCTCGTGGGCTCGTCGCGAACAGGTTCCCGTTGTCGCTGAAGTCTCCCGAGGTACGGGCCGCATTGCTGGCCGAGACGCCGATCGGCGCTCGCATTCAGGCTCATCTGGACGCCGCCCATCTCCTGCGAGGTGCCGGCGCTGGTCCCGAGAAGGTGGCCGAGCAACTCCAGCAGGCTGGCCCGGCCGGTGTGCCGTGGGCCGCCGAGACCCTGCGCGCGGCCGCTGCCCAGGCCCGCGGCCGGGGTGCTCCCGAGCTCGCGACCGCCTATCTACGACAGGCTCTGGCGGAGCGGCTTGACCCGGCCGAGCGAGCCGCCGTACTGAGCGAGTTGGCCGGCATTCGTGCCGAGACCGATGCGCCTGGCGCGATCGCGATGTTGCTGGACGAGTTGCCATGGGCGGGTACGGCGGAGGAGTTGCAGGCCATCGTCGGTCCATTGCGCCGGCTGCTGATCGCGGGCGGGCGGCATGACGAGGTGCCGTGGATGTTCGACAGCGCGCAGGAGCGATTGGCCGAGTCCGATCCCGTTGGCGCTGCCCGGCTGCAGTTGAGCCGCGCGGCGGTCCAGGCCCGGTTGGCATCCGGCGTCGCCTCGATCGAGGTCACGAAGGGTTGGCTGGACGAGCGGGTCAAGCGTGAGCCGCAGCTCGCCGTACCGCTGCTGGCGTTGCGGGCATCGCTCGCGACGCTTACCGGGGCTGACGCGACCAAGGCGGTGCGGTCGGCTCGGGCGGTGTTGGCCGAGGCGGATCCGCGGGTTGACTTTGATCTTTGCTGGCATGCGTTGTTTGCGTTGTCCGTGTTCGGCGAGCCTGCCGCGGCTGATGCAGCTTGTCTTCGGGTACGACGTGAGCTGGCGGGGCATGCCGACGAGTGGGACCTGGTCGAGCTCGACATCCTGCGGGCGCGAGCTTTTCGTCGGAAGGGTGACTTGCGGGCCGCGATCTCCTTGCTGAGCGGGCTTTTGCCTCGGTTGGAAGGGCAGGTCAACCGGCCGTTGGTCGCGAGTGTGGTGAGTTCGTTGGCGGAGGCAATGGTTCCGGCCGGTGCGGGTGAGAGCGCGAGCGCGTTGCTACAAGCCCACAGGTCGCCGGACGGGCATGAGCCCTCGCCGTACGGCCTGCTTGCGCGTGGGTTGGTGTTGAGTGCGGGCGGTCAGACGGCCGCGGCCGCGCGGGATCACCTCGAGTGCGGGCGGCAGTTGACCGGCTGGCGGGCCGACAACCCGGAGTTGATCCGTTGGCGTCCGGCCGCGATCGGCGCGCTGCTTCGGCTGGATCGGCCGGCTGATGCCGTACGTCTTGCCGAGGAGAACTACGAACGGGCCCAGGCCTGCCATTCGTCCGCCGCCCTCGGTTTCGCGCAGTACGTGCTGGCCGGCACGCGTCCGTTGCGGGAGCGGCCGGTGTTGCTGACGGAGGCGGTCGAGCGTTCGCAGGCGGCGGGCCATTTGCTGGACGAGGCGTTCGCGCATTACGAGCTGGGCAAGGCGTTGCGATCGACGTCCGGCGAGCAATCCGCGCATCACCACCTCCTGCGGGCCGTCACGCTCGCGGAGGAATGCGGCGCGCGCCCACTCGCCGAACGGGCCCGCGCCCTCGCCGGCCCGTCCGCGTCGGCCGGTCGAACGCGCGGGTTGACGCCGCAGGAGTGGAAGATCGCGCAGCTCGCCACCGACGGCCGGAGCAATCCCGAGATCGCCAAAGAACTCTTCCTGGCAAGGCGAACCGTCGAGTTCCACCTCTCCGGCGTCTACCGCAAACTAGCCATCTCCGGCCGCCGCGAACTCACCCAACTAATGCGCGGCCGCCGACCCTAG
- a CDS encoding choice-of-anchor B family protein, with the protein MLSGLAVIAAITGLTATTSWAHDPDTPAGRDAARRFLVDREPASKAAPITGAAATPCVNGTAAGYPCKSVDLLSVLPMSSIGGGQGNDIWGWTDQLTGKEYALMGRTNGTAFVDISSPTSPVYLGNLPTHSGTAPWRDIKVYKDHAFIVADVSGHGMQVFDLTRLRNVSSPQTFTADKHYANFGNSHNIAINEATGYAYAVGSNTCSGGPHMVDIRTPKSPVSAGCVAADGYTHDTQCVVYRGPDTTYTGRELCFNANEDTLTIVDVTNKATPKQVVRKTYNGSAYSHQGWLTEDHKYFLLDDELDEQNRTVNTQTYIWNVQDLDAPVHTGTYTAPSKAIDHNQYVLGNYSYQANYRAGLRIVDISKVATAQLTEAAYFDIYPADSNASFNGAWSTYPYFPSGNVVVSGIEQGLFVVKPQLGNIPPPSGQAYTNGTDFAIRDNTTVQSEIPVTGRTGNASSAVKVAVDIRHTYRGDLAIDVVAPDGTAYRVKNASSGDGADDVVATYTIDASSETINGTWKLRVQDLYSGDTGTLNTWTITL; encoded by the coding sequence ATGCTCTCTGGGCTGGCGGTCATCGCCGCCATCACGGGGCTGACCGCCACCACCAGCTGGGCGCACGACCCGGACACGCCGGCCGGCCGCGACGCCGCCCGGCGCTTCCTGGTCGACCGCGAACCGGCGAGCAAGGCCGCCCCCATCACCGGCGCGGCCGCCACGCCCTGTGTGAACGGCACGGCCGCCGGCTATCCGTGCAAGAGCGTCGACCTGCTGAGCGTGCTGCCGATGAGCAGTATCGGCGGTGGCCAGGGCAACGACATCTGGGGCTGGACCGATCAGCTCACGGGTAAGGAATACGCCTTGATGGGCCGGACCAACGGCACGGCGTTTGTCGACATCTCGTCGCCGACGTCGCCGGTGTACCTCGGGAATCTGCCGACCCACAGCGGTACGGCGCCGTGGCGCGACATCAAGGTCTACAAGGACCACGCGTTCATCGTGGCCGACGTGTCCGGGCACGGCATGCAGGTGTTCGACCTGACCCGCCTGCGGAACGTGTCGAGCCCGCAGACGTTCACCGCGGACAAGCACTACGCCAACTTCGGCAACTCCCACAACATCGCGATCAACGAGGCGACGGGATATGCGTACGCCGTCGGCTCGAACACGTGCAGCGGTGGACCGCACATGGTCGACATCCGTACGCCGAAGTCGCCCGTCTCCGCGGGGTGCGTGGCGGCCGACGGGTATACGCACGACACCCAGTGCGTGGTTTACCGCGGGCCGGATACGACGTACACCGGTCGTGAGCTGTGCTTCAACGCGAACGAGGACACGCTCACGATCGTGGACGTGACCAACAAGGCCACCCCGAAACAGGTGGTGCGCAAGACGTACAACGGGTCGGCGTACAGCCATCAAGGCTGGTTGACCGAGGACCACAAGTACTTCCTGCTGGACGACGAGCTGGATGAGCAGAACCGTACGGTCAACACGCAGACGTACATCTGGAACGTGCAAGACCTGGATGCGCCGGTCCACACCGGGACCTACACGGCGCCGTCGAAGGCGATCGATCACAACCAGTACGTGCTGGGCAACTACTCGTACCAGGCGAACTACCGCGCGGGTCTGCGGATCGTGGACATCAGCAAGGTCGCGACGGCGCAGTTGACCGAGGCGGCGTACTTCGACATCTACCCGGCTGACAGCAACGCGAGCTTCAACGGCGCTTGGAGCACGTACCCGTATTTCCCGAGTGGGAATGTCGTGGTGAGCGGGATCGAGCAGGGGTTGTTCGTGGTCAAGCCGCAGCTTGGGAATATCCCGCCGCCATCGGGGCAGGCGTATACGAATGGCACGGATTTCGCGATCCGTGACAACACGACTGTGCAGAGCGAGATCCCGGTGACCGGTCGGACCGGGAACGCGTCGTCGGCGGTGAAGGTGGCGGTGGATATCCGGCATACCTATCGGGGCGACCTCGCGATCGACGTGGTGGCGCCTGACGGGACGGCGTACCGGGTGAAGAACGCGAGTAGTGGCGATGGAGCGGACGACGTGGTCGCGACGTACACGATCGACGCGTCATCCGAGACCATCAACGGGACGTGGAAGCTCCGCGTCCAGGACCTCTACTCCGGCGACACCGGCACCCTCAACACCTGGACCATCACGCTCTAA
- the argS gene encoding arginine--tRNA ligase, with product MTPEQLATTILQALTTLVDDGTLTVEGGLPAELKVERPKNPEHGDYATNVAMQLGKKAGMAPRQFAELLAARLSDDPSITAVEIAGPGFINIRVAADAQGKIASAILEAGEKYGTSDSLHGQKINLEFISANPTGPLHLGHTRWAAVGDALARVLIAAGADVSREFYVNDRGAQMEKFGASLFASAKGEPVPEDGYHGEYIHDLAQRILAENPDILTNEDPQTAFREAGYQLQLKEQQGQLEHFRTSFDVWFSERSLHEQGGVPHAIEKLREQGHLYEADEALWMRTTDFTDDKDRVLIRTGGEPTYFASDAAYYINKRERGFDVCIYLLGADHHGYVNRLKAIAACAGDDPEHNIEILIGQLVKILKGGEEMKLSKRAGTIVTLAELVEEGGVDPLRYTLCRYPVDSPLTLDIEEMTRQVSENPVYYVQYAHARLASILRNASDLGIKLDEFDPGLLNHDREGDLLRALAEFPRIVATAAELREPHRIARYLEDTASRFHKFYDSCRVLPRGDEEVEPVHKARLTLVSATKTVLANGLDLLGVSAPERM from the coding sequence GTGACCCCGGAACAGCTCGCTACCACGATCCTGCAGGCCCTGACCACCCTGGTCGACGATGGCACGCTCACCGTCGAGGGCGGTTTGCCGGCCGAGCTCAAGGTGGAGCGCCCCAAGAATCCCGAGCATGGCGACTACGCGACCAACGTGGCGATGCAGCTCGGTAAGAAGGCCGGTATGGCGCCGCGCCAGTTCGCGGAGCTGCTGGCGGCTCGGTTGAGCGATGATCCGTCCATCACGGCGGTGGAGATCGCCGGGCCGGGGTTCATCAACATCCGCGTGGCGGCCGACGCCCAGGGCAAGATCGCCTCGGCGATTCTGGAGGCCGGGGAGAAGTACGGCACCAGCGACTCGCTCCACGGCCAGAAGATCAACCTCGAGTTCATCTCGGCCAACCCGACTGGCCCGCTGCACCTCGGGCACACCCGCTGGGCCGCCGTCGGCGACGCGCTGGCCCGGGTGCTGATCGCGGCAGGCGCGGACGTCAGCCGCGAGTTCTACGTGAACGACCGTGGCGCCCAGATGGAGAAGTTCGGCGCCTCGCTGTTCGCCTCCGCCAAGGGCGAGCCGGTGCCGGAAGACGGTTACCACGGCGAGTACATCCACGACCTCGCCCAGCGCATCCTCGCCGAGAACCCCGACATCCTGACCAACGAAGACCCGCAGACCGCGTTCCGCGAGGCCGGGTATCAGCTGCAGCTCAAGGAGCAGCAGGGCCAGCTCGAGCACTTCCGGACGAGCTTCGACGTCTGGTTCTCCGAGCGCAGCCTGCACGAGCAAGGCGGCGTACCGCACGCCATCGAGAAGCTCCGCGAGCAGGGCCATCTGTATGAGGCCGACGAGGCGCTCTGGATGCGGACCACCGACTTCACCGACGACAAGGACCGGGTGCTGATCCGGACCGGCGGCGAACCGACGTACTTCGCCTCCGACGCGGCGTACTACATCAACAAGCGCGAGCGCGGTTTCGACGTCTGTATCTACCTGCTCGGCGCGGACCACCACGGCTACGTGAATCGTCTCAAGGCGATCGCGGCCTGCGCCGGTGACGACCCCGAGCACAACATCGAGATCCTGATCGGCCAGCTGGTGAAGATCCTCAAGGGTGGCGAGGAGATGAAGCTGTCCAAGCGGGCCGGCACCATCGTCACGCTGGCCGAGCTGGTCGAGGAGGGCGGCGTCGACCCGCTGCGCTACACGCTGTGCCGCTATCCGGTGGACTCGCCGCTGACGCTGGACATCGAGGAGATGACCCGCCAGGTCAGCGAGAACCCGGTCTACTACGTGCAGTACGCGCACGCACGGCTGGCCTCGATCCTGCGCAACGCGTCCGATCTCGGCATCAAGCTGGACGAGTTCGACCCGGGCCTGCTGAACCACGACCGCGAGGGCGACCTGCTCCGCGCGCTGGCCGAGTTCCCGCGGATCGTGGCGACGGCCGCCGAGCTGCGCGAGCCGCACCGGATCGCGCGCTACCTGGAGGACACGGCCTCGCGGTTCCACAAGTTCTACGACAGTTGCCGGGTGCTTCCGCGCGGTGACGAGGAGGTGGAGCCGGTGCACAAGGCTCGTCTCACCCTGGTCTCCGCCACCAAGACCGTGCTCGCCAACGGGCTCGACCTGCTCGGCGTCTCCGCTCCGGAGCGGATGTGA
- the lysA gene encoding diaminopimelate decarboxylase, which yields MRAHEAGALHADLGHRGPAWLRAPRDANELVKPLWSMTALKNADGALEIGGLDVRQLVAEHGSPAYVLDEADFRARARAFKEGFKDFDVFYAGKAFLCTTVVRWVMEEGLNLDICSGGELATALRAGADPARLGFHGNNKSVSELTRALEAGVGRIIVDSFHEIERLDALAVERGLVAPVMVRVTAGVEAHTHEYIATAHEDQKFGFSITSGDGFEAINRVQRAEGLKLLGLHSHIGSQIFDSSGFEVAAKRVLALHARVSEELGVDMPELDLGGGFGIAYTTQDDPSDPHQLATELGKIVEHECKAFGVDVPRVSIEPGRAIVGPAVCTVYEVGTVKEVELDAGASRTYVSVDGGMSDNIRTALYDADYSCTLAGRRSEAEPTLARVVGKHCESGDIVVKDEFLPSDVRPGDLLAVPGTGAYCRSMASNYNHVPRPPVIAVRDGQARVVVRRETEDDLLALDMGVQ from the coding sequence GTGAGGGCGCACGAGGCGGGCGCGCTGCACGCGGACCTCGGTCACCGCGGTCCGGCCTGGTTGCGCGCGCCGCGAGACGCCAACGAGCTGGTCAAGCCGCTCTGGTCGATGACCGCGCTGAAGAACGCCGATGGCGCGCTGGAGATCGGCGGCCTCGACGTACGGCAATTGGTCGCAGAGCACGGCAGCCCGGCGTACGTGCTGGACGAGGCCGACTTCCGCGCCCGCGCTCGGGCCTTTAAGGAAGGCTTCAAGGACTTCGACGTCTTCTACGCGGGCAAGGCCTTTCTCTGTACGACGGTCGTGCGCTGGGTGATGGAGGAAGGGCTCAACCTCGACATCTGCTCGGGTGGTGAGCTCGCGACCGCCTTGCGCGCGGGCGCGGATCCGGCCCGGCTCGGGTTCCACGGCAACAACAAGTCGGTCAGCGAGTTGACCCGCGCGCTCGAGGCGGGCGTCGGCCGGATCATCGTCGACAGCTTCCACGAGATCGAGCGCCTGGACGCTCTCGCGGTCGAGCGTGGTCTGGTCGCACCGGTGATGGTCCGCGTCACCGCGGGCGTCGAGGCGCACACCCACGAGTACATCGCGACCGCGCACGAGGACCAGAAGTTCGGCTTCTCGATCACGTCGGGCGACGGCTTCGAGGCGATCAACCGGGTCCAGCGGGCGGAGGGGCTGAAGCTGCTCGGGTTGCACTCGCACATCGGGTCGCAGATCTTCGACTCGTCCGGGTTCGAGGTCGCCGCAAAGCGCGTACTCGCCTTGCACGCAAGGGTTTCCGAGGAGCTCGGCGTCGATATGCCCGAGCTGGACCTGGGCGGCGGTTTCGGTATCGCCTACACCACCCAGGACGATCCGTCCGACCCGCACCAGCTCGCCACCGAGCTCGGCAAGATCGTCGAGCACGAGTGCAAGGCGTTCGGCGTTGACGTACCGCGGGTCTCGATCGAGCCGGGTCGCGCGATCGTCGGGCCTGCCGTCTGCACGGTGTACGAGGTGGGCACGGTCAAGGAGGTCGAGCTCGACGCCGGTGCCTCCCGGACGTACGTCTCGGTGGACGGCGGGATGAGCGACAACATCCGGACCGCCCTGTACGACGCGGACTACTCGTGCACGCTGGCCGGGCGTCGTTCCGAGGCGGAGCCCACGTTGGCCCGCGTCGTCGGCAAGCACTGCGAATCGGGTGACATCGTGGTGAAGGACGAGTTCCTGCCGTCCGACGTCCGCCCGGGCGATCTCCTCGCCGTACCGGGCACCGGGGCCTATTGCCGGTCGATGGCGAGCAACTACAACCACGTACCGCGCCCGCCGGTGATCGCCGTGCGGGACGGGCAGGCGCGAGTCGTCGTACGCCGGGAGACCGAGGACGACCTGCTCGCATTGGACATGGGAGTGCAGTGA
- a CDS encoding homoserine dehydrogenase, with amino-acid sequence MSHGTVKPLKVALLGCGVVGTEVVRILTDQADDLAARVGARLEIAGIAVRRAGRVRDIRVDESLITTDAHALVSREDIDLVIEVIGGIEPARTLILTALENGASVISANKALLAEDGSTLFAAAEKYQRDLYYEAAVAGAIPILRPLRESLAGDDVTKVMGIVNGTTNYILDKMDSTGAGFDEALEEAQALGYAEADPTADIEGFDAAAKAAILASLAFHTRVSIADVHREGITEVSATDIASAREMGCVVKSLAICELDPETDSVSARVHPAMIPLSHPLASVRDAYNAVFVESKAAGQLMFYGRGAGGAPTASAVLGDLVSAARNRLKGVPGVGESSYTQRAVRPMGDTQTRYHVSLDVADKAGVLAAVAFAFSEHGVSIQTVRQEGRGGDAQLVVVTHTASDAALSATVEALRDMDIVREVSSVMRVEGE; translated from the coding sequence ATGAGTCACGGTACGGTGAAACCCTTAAAAGTGGCCCTGCTCGGCTGTGGTGTGGTCGGGACCGAGGTGGTCCGGATCCTCACCGACCAGGCGGACGACCTGGCCGCCCGGGTCGGCGCCCGCCTGGAGATCGCCGGCATCGCCGTACGTCGTGCCGGGCGGGTTCGCGATATCCGCGTCGACGAGTCGCTGATCACCACCGACGCACACGCGCTGGTCTCGCGCGAGGACATCGACCTGGTGATCGAGGTGATCGGCGGGATCGAGCCGGCCCGCACGCTCATCCTCACCGCGCTGGAGAACGGCGCCTCGGTGATCAGCGCGAACAAGGCCCTGCTCGCCGAGGACGGCAGCACGCTGTTCGCCGCGGCCGAGAAGTACCAGCGGGACCTGTACTACGAGGCGGCCGTCGCGGGCGCGATCCCGATCCTGCGCCCGTTGCGTGAATCGCTCGCGGGGGATGACGTCACCAAGGTGATGGGCATTGTCAACGGCACCACGAACTACATCCTCGACAAGATGGACTCGACCGGCGCCGGGTTCGACGAGGCGCTCGAAGAGGCCCAGGCCCTGGGGTACGCCGAGGCCGATCCGACTGCGGATATCGAGGGGTTCGACGCCGCGGCGAAGGCGGCGATCCTGGCGAGTTTGGCCTTCCACACAAGGGTTTCCATCGCCGACGTGCATCGCGAGGGCATCACCGAGGTGTCCGCGACGGATATCGCGTCGGCGCGTGAAATGGGCTGCGTGGTCAAGTCGCTGGCCATCTGCGAGCTCGACCCGGAGACCGATTCGGTCAGCGCCCGCGTGCATCCGGCGATGATCCCGCTGAGCCATCCGCTGGCGTCGGTGCGGGACGCGTACAACGCCGTTTTCGTTGAATCCAAAGCGGCCGGCCAGCTGATGTTCTATGGTCGTGGTGCCGGCGGCGCCCCGACGGCCAGTGCTGTCCTCGGGGATCTGGTGTCCGCCGCGCGCAACCGGCTCAAGGGAGTGCCGGGGGTCGGCGAGTCGTCGTACACCCAGCGGGCCGTGCGCCCGATGGGGGATACCCAGACCCGCTATCACGTGTCGCTGGACGTGGCCGACAAGGCCGGTGTGCTCGCGGCGGTGGCCTTTGCGTTCTCCGAGCACGGCGTGTCGATCCAGACCGTGCGCCAGGAGGGCCGGGGTGGTGACGCGCAGCTCGTCGTGGTCACCCACACCGCCAGTGACGCCGCGTTGTCCGCGACCGTGGAGGCCCTGCGGGATATGGACATCGTGCGGGAAGTCAGCAGTGTCATGCGGGTTGAAGGAGAGTAA
- the thrC gene encoding threonine synthase has protein sequence MVHQWRGVIEEYRDRLPVSTDTPVVTLGEGGTPLVAAQWLSEQTGCEVWLKVEGNNPTGSFKDRGMTVAISLAAQAGDKAVVCASTGNTSASAAAYAVRAGLLPLVLIPAGRIAKGKLAQAIVHGAQLVSIDGSFDDCLRIVRELGKNYPVALVNSVNPVRLEGQKTAAFEVCDALGDAPDLHLLPVGNAGNIAAYWKGYNEYAKDKLASKTPQMWGFQAEGAAPIVRGHVVDKPDTQATAIRVGNPASWKLAEAARDESGGRIEAVTDEQILSAQRELAGKEGVFVEPASAAGVAGLLATKAAGRLDGGQTIVITVTGHGLKDTDTALAYAVPDGVDAPVTPAETDAVARVAGLV, from the coding sequence ATGGTTCACCAGTGGCGTGGCGTCATCGAGGAGTACCGAGACCGATTGCCGGTTTCGACCGACACTCCCGTGGTGACGCTGGGGGAGGGTGGTACGCCGCTGGTGGCCGCGCAATGGCTCAGCGAGCAGACCGGGTGCGAGGTCTGGCTCAAGGTCGAGGGCAACAACCCGACCGGTTCGTTCAAGGACCGCGGGATGACCGTCGCGATCTCCCTGGCCGCGCAGGCAGGGGACAAGGCCGTCGTCTGCGCCTCGACAGGCAACACGTCCGCTTCAGCTGCCGCGTACGCCGTACGGGCGGGTCTGTTGCCGTTAGTGCTGATTCCGGCCGGCCGGATCGCGAAGGGCAAGCTCGCGCAGGCGATCGTGCACGGCGCGCAGCTGGTCTCGATCGACGGCAGCTTCGACGACTGCCTGCGGATCGTGCGCGAACTCGGCAAGAACTACCCGGTCGCCCTGGTGAACTCGGTCAATCCGGTCCGCCTGGAAGGGCAGAAGACCGCCGCCTTCGAGGTGTGCGACGCCCTCGGGGACGCGCCGGACCTGCACCTGCTGCCGGTCGGGAACGCGGGCAACATCGCCGCGTACTGGAAGGGCTACAACGAATACGCGAAGGACAAACTCGCCTCGAAAACCCCGCAGATGTGGGGATTCCAGGCCGAGGGCGCGGCGCCGATCGTGCGCGGTCACGTGGTGGACAAGCCGGACACGCAGGCGACCGCCATCCGCGTCGGCAACCCCGCCTCGTGGAAACTCGCCGAGGCCGCGCGGGACGAGTCGGGCGGCCGGATCGAGGCCGTCACCGACGAGCAGATCCTCTCGGCCCAGCGCGAACTCGCCGGTAAAGAAGGCGTTTTCGTCGAGCCCGCCTCGGCCGCAGGCGTCGCCGGGCTGCTAGCGACCAAGGCCGCCGGACGTCTCGACGGAGGCCAGACGATCGTCATCACCGTCACCGGGCACGGCCTGAAGGACACCGACACCGCCCTCGCGTACGCCGTACCGGATGGAGTGGACGCACCGGTCACCCCGGCCGAGACCGACGCCGTCGCCCGCGTCGCCGGACTGGTATGA
- the thrB gene encoding homoserine kinase, with protein sequence MSPVVRVRVPATSANLGPGFDAFGLALELYDELTVVPRASGLSVEVTGEGADAVPRDESHLVVRAIRAGLSSLGASVGGFDLHCTNHIPHGRGLGSSAAAIVGGIAAAYGLTGTPLDHPKVLELANELEGHPDNVAAAVYGGFTIAWVDGVAGRAVRLDPAESLSVTGYVPSTPLSTEVARGLLPEQVSHGDAAANAGRAALLVAALTTRPDLLLTATEDRLHQEYRAPAMPESLALIRKLRDNGQAAIVSGAGPTVLVLGEATLEPPEGWTVLRCGIDPVGAQVWSEARAADRE encoded by the coding sequence ATGAGCCCGGTCGTCCGGGTCCGCGTTCCCGCCACCAGCGCGAACCTCGGTCCCGGCTTCGACGCCTTCGGCCTGGCCCTCGAGCTGTACGACGAACTGACCGTGGTGCCGCGCGCCTCGGGCCTCTCCGTTGAGGTCACGGGCGAGGGCGCGGACGCCGTACCGCGGGACGAGTCGCACCTCGTCGTCCGGGCCATCCGCGCGGGCTTATCGTCCCTTGGTGCGTCAGTGGGCGGGTTCGACCTGCACTGCACGAACCACATCCCGCACGGCCGTGGGCTCGGGTCGTCGGCGGCCGCGATCGTGGGCGGTATCGCTGCCGCCTATGGTCTGACCGGTACTCCGCTGGACCACCCGAAAGTGCTCGAACTCGCGAACGAACTGGAAGGCCATCCGGACAACGTCGCGGCCGCGGTTTATGGCGGATTCACGATCGCGTGGGTGGATGGTGTGGCCGGTCGCGCCGTACGGCTCGACCCGGCCGAAAGCCTTTCTGTCACTGGTTATGTGCCATCCACACCACTGTCGACCGAGGTGGCGCGCGGTCTGCTGCCGGAGCAGGTCTCGCATGGCGACGCGGCGGCGAACGCGGGTAGGGCCGCGCTGCTCGTGGCGGCCCTGACCACCCGGCCAGACCTGTTGCTGACCGCGACCGAGGACCGGTTGCACCAGGAATACCGGGCACCCGCGATGCCCGAAAGCCTGGCCCTGATCAGAAAGCTGCGCGACAACGGTCAGGCGGCGATCGTCAGTGGTGCCGGTCCGACTGTGCTGGTGTTGGGGGAGGCCACGCTGGAGCCGCCGGAGGGCTGGACCGTGCTGCGGTGCGGAATTGATCCAGTGGGTGCACAGGTCTGGTCGGAGGCCCGTGCCGCCGATCGGGAATGA